A single genomic interval of Daucus carota subsp. sativus chromosome 1, DH1 v3.0, whole genome shotgun sequence harbors:
- the LOC108205488 gene encoding protein ALP1-like has translation MKLPSFFEEGDSYIHNLLKETSLGQMNENSGEILGNKRQRRVNKGRDGGGGDDGGYNGIGGDGVDGGSVRTKGLKEIITTLLLLEDQEKGDNQERERIRVQEKGEFEENYKKRREVMMECYDKVQGFDENLENSDGVRKRKSRSVVAAAAAAVVGEVGNSSDVAGTSGGGVGGVGGVAGGGPQRRLWVKNRSKAWWDQCNSAEFPEEEFKKAFRMGKDTFEMICNELTSAVAKENTMLRDAVPVRQRVAVCIWRLATGEPLRLVSKRFGLGISTCHKLVLEVCLAIRTVLMPKYLQWPDEEKLKKITDEYELVSGIPNVVGAMYTTHIPIIAPKISVAAYFNKRHTERNQKTSYSITVQGVVDPNGVFTDVCIGWPGSMPDDQVLEKSALYQRANGGLLKNMWIVGSSGYPLMDWVLVPYAQQHLTWTQHAFNEKIRDIQMVSKNAFARLKGRWTCLQKRTEVKLQDLPVVLGACCVLHNICEMRNEEMDPELIYELVDDEMVPEIALRSGSAIKARDSIAHNLLHHNHAGTSFLS, from the coding sequence ATGAAACTCCCATCTTTCTTCGAAGAAGGCGATTCTTATATTCACAACTTGCTTAAAGAGACATCATTGGGTCAAATGAACGAGAATAGTGGAGAGATTTTGGGGAATAAAAGGCAAAGAAGAGTGAATAAGGGTAgagatggtggtggtggtgatgacGGTGGTTATAATGGAATTGGAGGAGATGGGGTTGATGGGGGGAGTGTAAGAACAAAAGGGTTGAAGGAGATTATCACGACTTTGTTGTTGCTTGAGGATCAAGAAAAGGGTGATAATCAAGAAAGAGAGAGAATTAGGGTTCAAGAAAAGGGGGAGTTTGAGGAGAATTATAAGAAGAGGAGGGAAGTTATGATGGAGTGTTATGATAAAGTTCAAGGGTTTGATGAGAATTTGGAGAATTCTGATGGGGTTCGGAAGAGGAAGTCGAGAAGTGTTgtggctgctgctgctgctgcggTCGTTGGTGAGGTTGGGAATTCGAGTGATGTGGCAGGTActagtggaggtggggttggagGTGTTGGAGGTGTTGCGGGTGGCGGTCCGCAGAGACGGCTGTGGGTGAAGAATAGGTCGAAAGCGTGGTGGGATCAATGTAACAGTGCTGAGTTTCCGGAGGAAGAGTTTAAGAAGGCGTTTCGGATGGGGAAAGATACGTTTGAGATGATTTGTAATGAGTTAACTTCTGCAGTGGCCAAGGAGAATACTATGTTGAGGGATGCTGTTCCGGTTAGGCAACGTGTGGCGGTTTGTATATGGAGGTTAGCAACCGGGGAGCCACTTAGGCTTGTCTCGAAAAGATTTGGATTGGGGATTTCGACTTGTCATAAGCTTGTACTTGAGGTTTGTTTGGCAATTAGGACCGTTTTGATGCCTAAGTATCTTCAATGGCCTGATGAGGAGAAATTGAAAAAGATTACAGACGAGTATGAATTGGTTTCGGGTATTCCTAATGTGGTTGGAGCAATGTATACTACACATATACCTATAATTGCACCTAAGATTAGTGTGGCAGCTTATTTCAATAAGCGTCACACAGAGAGAAATCAGAAGACTTCTTACTCAATTACTGTTCAAGGTGTTGTGGATCCAAATGGGGTGTTTACTGATGTGTGTATTGGTTGGCCGGGTTCTATGCCTGATGATCAGGTTTTGGAGAAATCTGCGCTTTATCAGAGAGCTAATGGAGGGCTTTTGAAAAACATGTGGATAGTTGGCAGTTCTGGGTACCCTTTGATGGACTGGGTGTTGGTCCCTTATGCACAGCAGCATTTGACCTGGACTCAACATGCTTTTAACGAAAAGATTCGGGATATACAGATGGTTTCGAAAAATGCATTTGCGCGGTTGAAAGGAAGGTGGACTTGCTTGCAAAAACGAACAGAAGTGAAACTTCAGGACTTGCCTGTGGTGCTTGGGGCATGTTGTGTTTTGCACAATATCTGTGAGATGAGGAATGAGGAGATGGATCCAGAGTTAATTTATGAGCTTGTGGATGATGAGATGGTTCCTGAGATTGCATTGAGGTCGGGAAGTGCAATCAAGGCAAGGGATTCAATTGCTCATAATCTTTTGCACCATAATCATGCCGGCACTTCCTTTTTGTCTTGA